One region of Thiorhodovibrio frisius genomic DNA includes:
- a CDS encoding DUF3616 domain-containing protein, whose amino-acid sequence MTTLLFIITLLFTGTSDASWRPFTSSDVTDELYEPSAVRQLPNGQFLVVQDESKDPFVLFEYIDGKLKNFIRPPLKTEKQPFWVIGADTRPKNLEDLEGLAQSPDGYLFAITSHSRTESAAKKKDSRQKLVRMRIADNEIVEYALFEELLKAITDAYPELKKPTKDDNPKGRHGFGIEGLCFDATGKHLWIGLRAPVIKGDSLILILENPHQLFSEKSTPRFSPKPLRLKMGKGGIRAMTYVPELNGYLLVTQKAKKKSKSEKSFKLWFMENREGAEPEKITLNGIDLEKTEGITHFRDNNQTVIMLVSDDGNSASEHPAQYLTVPLDELHIPSRADN is encoded by the coding sequence ATGACTACCCTGCTATTCATAATTACTCTACTATTTACGGGCACGTCTGATGCCAGCTGGCGACCCTTTACTTCATCGGACGTTACTGATGAACTGTATGAGCCTTCTGCGGTACGCCAATTGCCTAATGGACAATTCCTGGTCGTTCAGGATGAGTCCAAAGATCCATTTGTGTTATTTGAATACATCGATGGCAAACTGAAAAATTTTATTCGTCCGCCACTGAAAACGGAAAAACAGCCGTTTTGGGTGATCGGTGCTGACACCCGTCCCAAAAATCTGGAAGACCTTGAGGGGCTCGCTCAGAGTCCAGATGGTTATCTCTTCGCCATCACATCTCATTCCCGCACCGAATCAGCAGCGAAGAAAAAAGACTCCCGTCAGAAACTGGTTCGGATGCGTATTGCGGATAACGAGATCGTCGAATACGCCCTGTTCGAAGAACTCCTAAAGGCAATAACCGATGCCTATCCTGAGCTGAAGAAACCGACCAAGGACGATAACCCCAAGGGACGGCATGGGTTTGGTATTGAAGGACTCTGTTTTGACGCTACTGGAAAGCACCTGTGGATAGGTCTAAGGGCACCTGTTATCAAAGGGGACTCATTGATCCTGATCCTTGAAAATCCGCATCAGCTATTCAGCGAAAAAAGCACACCGCGCTTTTCCCCCAAACCACTACGACTAAAGATGGGCAAGGGTGGAATTCGAGCAATGACCTATGTTCCCGAGCTGAATGGCTACCTGCTTGTTACCCAGAAAGCCAAGAAAAAAAGTAAATCCGAAAAATCCTTTAAACTTTGGTTCATGGAAAACCGGGAGGGTGCAGAGCCAGAAAAGATTACACTAAATGGCATTGATTTGGAAAAAACTGAAGGAATAACCCATTTTCGTGATAACAATCAGACAGTTATTATGCTGGTAAGTGATGATGGGAATAGTGCCAGCGAACACCCTGCTCAATACTTGACAGTACCTCTGGATGAGTTACACATCCCGTCAAGAGCAGACAATTGA
- a CDS encoding DUF1015 domain-containing protein, producing MHLISPFRALRPPPTRASEVIAPPYDVMSTAEARVMAQGKPHSFLHVSRPEIDLPEGSDPSASAAYAKARENLQTLREQGLLARDPRPCLYVYRLTQGDHSQTGLAAVASVAAYRDGRIKKHELTRPAKENDRVRHIEALDAQTGPVFLIHRGADSISQQLAQHCAEPAQIEVLAEDGVNHQIWVIQDQAAVGALCADYNALDALYIADGHHRAAAAARVAEARPDDPGAQDFLAVTFPDDQTRILAYNRLIRDLNGLTTGAFLKRLEQDFDLSAQPAPVTPEGPGIFGLYIEQHWYRLAPKPHLSERLAARDPAGRLDTSLLQDFLIQPILGIDNPRTDERIDFVGGSRGIAGLTEPVDQGRMRLALALHPTSASDLMAVSDANALMPPKSTWFEPKLADGLLSHLLS from the coding sequence ATGCATCTAATCAGCCCCTTCCGCGCCCTGCGCCCGCCCCCGACTCGCGCAAGCGAGGTGATCGCGCCGCCCTATGACGTGATGAGCACCGCCGAGGCGCGCGTCATGGCTCAGGGCAAGCCACACAGCTTTTTGCATGTTTCCAGGCCAGAAATCGACCTGCCCGAAGGGAGCGACCCAAGCGCAAGCGCGGCCTATGCCAAAGCGCGGGAGAACTTACAGACCCTGCGCGAGCAGGGGCTCTTGGCGCGCGACCCCAGACCCTGCCTGTATGTCTACCGACTCACCCAAGGCGACCACAGCCAGACCGGTCTGGCGGCGGTTGCCTCGGTGGCAGCCTATCGCGACGGACGCATTAAAAAGCATGAGCTGACCCGCCCCGCCAAAGAAAACGACCGCGTGCGCCATATTGAGGCGCTCGACGCGCAGACCGGCCCGGTGTTTCTCATCCACCGAGGTGCGGACAGCATCAGCCAACAGCTTGCCCAACACTGCGCCGAACCGGCCCAGATCGAGGTGCTGGCCGAGGATGGAGTTAACCATCAGATCTGGGTGATTCAGGACCAGGCCGCCGTCGGGGCACTTTGTGCCGACTACAATGCGCTTGATGCGCTCTACATCGCCGACGGCCATCACCGCGCCGCCGCCGCCGCGCGCGTTGCCGAAGCGCGGCCAGACGACCCCGGCGCACAAGATTTTCTGGCCGTTACCTTCCCCGACGACCAAACTCGCATCCTCGCCTACAACCGACTGATTCGCGACTTAAACGGCCTGACCACGGGTGCTTTCCTCAAGCGGTTAGAGCAGGATTTCGACCTCAGCGCCCAGCCCGCGCCGGTCACACCCGAAGGCCCCGGCATCTTTGGCCTCTACATTGAGCAGCATTGGTATCGTCTGGCCCCCAAACCCCATCTGAGCGAGCGGCTTGCAGCACGCGACCCGGCCGGACGCCTCGACACCAGCCTGCTGCAAGATTTCCTGATCCAGCCCATTCTCGGCATCGACAACCCCAGAACCGACGAGCGCATCGACTTCGTCGGCGGCAGCAGGGGTATTGCCGGGCTGACCGAGCCGGTCGATCAGGGCCGCATGCGCCTAGCGCTGGCGCTCCATCCCACCAGCGCGAGCGATCTCATGGCTGTTTCCGACGCCAACGCCCTGATGCCACCAAAATCCACCTGGTTTGAGCCCAAGCTGGCCGATGGGCTGTTGTCCCATTTACTGAGCTAA
- a CDS encoding site-specific integrase: MKFASKPRDFAISEASLEVRSALVARARWRAENIPDCPLVFVKKNGKRISDARKGFLAACAKAGIEDFRFHDLRHTCAAWLVTSGVPLTEVRDLLGHSSVTMTERYAHLAPDRIRSAVAILDKSRLSHVEPDEIQLLAAS, from the coding sequence ATGAAATTTGCGTCTAAGCCCAGGGACTTTGCCATTTCTGAAGCGAGTCTTGAAGTCCGCAGTGCGCTGGTGGCGCGTGCAAGGTGGCGAGCAGAAAATATACCTGACTGTCCGCTGGTCTTCGTCAAGAAAAATGGAAAGCGCATCAGTGACGCCCGCAAGGGCTTTCTCGCCGCGTGTGCCAAGGCTGGCATTGAAGACTTTCGGTTTCACGACCTGCGACACACATGCGCTGCATGGCTTGTAACTTCCGGGGTTCCCCTAACTGAGGTTAGAGACTTGCTTGGCCATTCATCTGTCACCATGACAGAGCGCTATGCTCACCTCGCACCTGACCGAATCCGCTCTGCTGTCGCGATTCTGGATAAGTCACGATTGAGTCACGTTGAACCTGATGAGATTCAGCTCCTAGCTGCAAGCTAA
- a CDS encoding amino acid ABC transporter substrate-binding protein translates to MKPFLPRHRWLVAAALIAAASLANADTLDKIKSRGTLRCAVNGEVPGLSFKTGDDSWSGLDVDFCRALAAAVLGDADKVEFIPTLPADRFEALTKGRADVLARNTSWTQARELTQNIRFIGVLYYDGQSFMLPRASGKRSALELANTRVCALADTTNIDNAQRYFTRNQMPMEIIPFDELSAAADAYLEGRCDTLTTDQSQLHALRAVFPDPQAHRILPEVISREPLSPAVRGGDDKWFELARWTLFTLINAEILGIDSGNVTGARERAQSDEVRTLLGDDPEINAHLGLEAGWGARIIAAVGNYGEMFERNLGKDSGLDIKRGLNALWDQGGLLYAPPPR, encoded by the coding sequence ATGAAACCTTTTCTCCCACGGCACCGCTGGCTAGTTGCGGCTGCGTTGATTGCTGCCGCCAGCCTGGCAAACGCCGATACCCTGGACAAAATCAAATCCCGTGGCACCCTCAGGTGCGCCGTCAATGGCGAGGTACCCGGCCTGTCGTTCAAGACCGGCGACGACAGCTGGAGCGGGCTTGATGTGGACTTCTGCCGCGCGCTCGCCGCCGCCGTGCTTGGCGACGCGGACAAGGTCGAATTCATCCCGACCCTGCCGGCTGATCGTTTCGAGGCGCTGACCAAAGGCCGCGCCGATGTGCTGGCGCGCAATACCAGCTGGACTCAGGCTCGCGAGCTAACCCAAAACATCCGCTTTATTGGCGTGCTCTACTACGACGGCCAGAGTTTTATGCTGCCGCGCGCCAGTGGCAAGCGCAGCGCATTGGAGCTTGCCAACACCAGAGTCTGCGCCCTGGCCGACACCACCAACATCGACAATGCCCAGCGCTATTTCACCCGCAACCAGATGCCGATGGAAATCATCCCTTTCGATGAGTTATCCGCCGCAGCGGATGCCTACCTCGAAGGCCGTTGCGACACCCTGACGACTGACCAATCCCAACTCCATGCGCTGCGGGCGGTCTTCCCGGACCCCCAGGCGCACCGCATCTTGCCCGAGGTCATCTCGCGCGAACCGCTCAGCCCTGCGGTGCGCGGCGGTGATGACAAATGGTTCGAGCTGGCACGTTGGACGCTGTTCACCCTGATCAATGCCGAGATCCTTGGGATTGATTCAGGCAATGTGACCGGTGCCCGGGAACGCGCCCAGAGCGATGAGGTGCGCACCCTGCTCGGCGATGACCCGGAGATTAACGCCCACCTTGGTCTGGAAGCCGGCTGGGGGGCGCGCATCATCGCCGCCGTTGGCAATTATGGCGAGATGTTCGAGCGCAACCTGGGCAAGGACTCAGGGCTCGACATCAAACGCGGCCTGAATGCGCTTTGGGACCAGGGCGGGCTGCTCTATGCCCCACCACCGCGCTAA
- a CDS encoding DUF4956 domain-containing protein — translation MIIDYIDVLRDLAINFVFIVIYAFLIYYRRHHDRQMAITLVMFNMFLFTIIITMTTTEFNMASGFALFAMLSIISLRSVNISKIEVAYLFGAITLGLINGISLGDYLVLAIVNSIVILAAWVVDSPWLLKPSISIDMTLDNISIIELKDQKLIRSKIYDIYNLPVLGYTVIKYNCKKQTVQLTAELRL, via the coding sequence ATGATTATTGACTACATCGACGTGCTACGTGACCTGGCTATCAATTTTGTCTTCATCGTGATATATGCCTTTCTGATCTATTATCGCCGTCATCATGATCGTCAAATGGCAATAACCCTGGTCATGTTTAACATGTTTCTCTTTACTATTATCATCACCATGACGACCACTGAGTTCAATATGGCGTCTGGCTTTGCCCTGTTTGCCATGCTATCCATCATCTCATTACGCAGCGTAAATATCTCCAAGATCGAGGTCGCCTATCTGTTTGGAGCGATTACTCTGGGACTGATCAACGGTATATCCTTGGGTGATTACCTCGTGCTTGCCATAGTGAATAGTATCGTTATCCTGGCGGCCTGGGTTGTAGATAGCCCATGGCTATTGAAGCCCAGTATCTCCATCGATATGACGCTGGACAATATATCCATTATAGAACTCAAAGACCAGAAATTGATCCGTAGCAAGATTTACGACATATATAACCTCCCGGTTCTTGGTTACACTGTCATAAAATACAACTGCAAAAAACAGACTGTGCAACTCACGGCAGAATTGAGACTGTAG
- a CDS encoding OprO/OprP family phosphate-selective porin codes for MKNKPYANLKVYSLLALLGLSAIIPSIAMSSELLALLDVLKENGAITAAQYDRLRRQTEAAAPLPGGDCRPESPAAKPADHSRATIAAAARLDDRDQKPRSEPAAPKDKDKDKDKDSGAIVKTKGGLSIESADEAFAFELGGNLWVDGAAYSEDTSSLGNGVDLRRARLKLEGRLFTDWGYQAEYGFAGNEAEVKDAYVAYEGFDDLAIKLGQFKEPVSLEEQTSGSNITFMERALPVEAFSPGRKLGLGVTSGGKDWSAAGGVFGEAIGDDTDDEGDSGWALAARVTHAPIDSKGRLVHLGASAQYQNTDAQNEVRYRTRPESNVTDQRLVDTRSIQEASEILTWGLEGAGAVGPVSIQGEYLKVGVDRRDAQPKLDFDGWYLFAAWLITGEERIYDASQGRFEGVDPEGPYGALELALRYSTIDLDDADILGGQQQDVTLGLNWYLKRNLRFMTNYIWVDADPDRNGERDRPNVFQFRVQLDF; via the coding sequence ATGAAAAATAAACCCTATGCTAACCTGAAGGTATATTCCCTGTTAGCCCTGCTTGGTTTATCCGCCATCATCCCATCCATTGCAATGAGTTCCGAATTGCTTGCCCTGCTGGATGTTCTGAAGGAGAACGGAGCGATCACTGCGGCGCAGTATGATCGCCTCCGTCGGCAGACAGAGGCGGCGGCGCCGCTGCCCGGTGGAGACTGTCGGCCCGAGTCTCCAGCAGCGAAGCCTGCCGATCACTCCCGGGCCACGATTGCCGCCGCAGCCCGCTTGGACGACCGGGACCAGAAACCCCGCTCGGAGCCCGCCGCGCCAAAGGACAAGGACAAGGACAAGGACAAGGACTCGGGCGCCATCGTCAAAACCAAAGGGGGGCTGTCCATCGAGAGCGCCGATGAGGCCTTCGCGTTCGAACTTGGCGGCAATCTTTGGGTGGATGGCGCGGCGTACAGCGAGGACACTTCGTCACTCGGCAACGGCGTGGATCTGCGGCGGGCACGCCTCAAGCTGGAAGGCCGGCTGTTTACCGACTGGGGCTATCAGGCCGAATACGGATTCGCTGGCAACGAGGCGGAGGTCAAGGATGCCTACGTTGCTTATGAGGGGTTCGACGACCTGGCCATCAAGCTGGGCCAGTTCAAAGAGCCGGTCTCGTTAGAAGAGCAGACCAGCGGCAGCAACATCACCTTCATGGAACGCGCCTTGCCGGTCGAGGCCTTCTCACCGGGGCGAAAGCTCGGCCTTGGGGTAACAAGTGGTGGCAAGGATTGGAGCGCCGCTGGCGGAGTCTTTGGCGAGGCGATCGGAGACGATACGGACGATGAAGGCGACTCCGGCTGGGCACTGGCCGCCCGCGTTACCCATGCACCCATCGACAGTAAAGGCCGACTCGTTCACCTCGGCGCCAGTGCGCAATACCAGAACACCGATGCGCAGAACGAGGTCCGGTACCGCACGCGACCCGAAAGCAATGTCACCGATCAGAGGCTGGTCGATACTAGGAGCATCCAAGAGGCCAGCGAGATCCTGACCTGGGGCCTTGAAGGTGCTGGCGCAGTGGGTCCCGTGTCCATCCAGGGCGAGTACCTTAAAGTAGGTGTGGATCGCCGCGACGCGCAGCCCAAACTCGACTTCGACGGCTGGTACCTGTTCGCGGCCTGGCTGATCACTGGCGAGGAGCGGATTTATGACGCCAGCCAGGGCCGATTCGAAGGCGTCGACCCCGAAGGTCCGTATGGCGCCTTGGAACTGGCGCTGCGTTACAGCACGATCGACCTTGATGACGCCGATATCCTCGGCGGCCAGCAGCAAGACGTGACCCTGGGCCTGAATTGGTACCTGAAGAGGAATCTGCGCTTCATGACCAACTACATCTGGGTAGATGCCGACCCAGACAGGAACGGCGAGCGGGATCGTCCAAACGTGTTCCAATTCCGCGTTCAATTGGATTTCTAA
- a CDS encoding IS1595 family transposase codes for MPMNRVQFQPGLSLPAFLAQFGTEAQCQSALEQARWPEGFRCPECGHAHAYILQGGTHKIFQCQGCRKQTSLIAGTLFHSTHLELTVWFLAIYLISQAKTGLSALALKRQLGVSYPTAWLIQHKLMQAMSERDNAYTLAGDVQVDDVYLGGELTGGKAGRGSENKVPFVAAVSLTPEGHPQYAKMTPVAGFTRKAIAEWTASNLSPGCLVTSDGLACFNGVTDAGCLHNAIVVGARKPKDLPEFNWINTILGNLKTSFGGAYHAFDFDKYASRYLGTFAYRFNRRFHLDTIHNRLLVAAATIGARPQRWLRAAEAAC; via the coding sequence ATGCCGATGAATCGCGTTCAATTCCAGCCCGGGCTGTCACTGCCGGCCTTTCTCGCGCAATTCGGCACCGAAGCGCAGTGCCAGAGTGCCCTGGAGCAGGCGCGTTGGCCCGAGGGGTTCCGCTGCCCTGAGTGCGGCCATGCCCATGCTTACATTCTCCAAGGCGGCACCCACAAAATCTTCCAATGCCAGGGCTGTCGCAAGCAAACCTCGCTGATCGCAGGCACCCTATTTCACAGCACCCATTTGGAACTGACGGTTTGGTTTCTGGCGATCTATCTCATTAGTCAGGCCAAGACGGGCTTGTCCGCTTTGGCGCTGAAGCGCCAACTCGGTGTCAGTTATCCCACCGCTTGGCTGATCCAGCACAAGCTCATGCAGGCAATGAGCGAGCGCGACAATGCCTACACCCTTGCCGGGGATGTTCAAGTCGATGATGTCTACCTGGGCGGGGAGCTGACTGGCGGCAAGGCCGGACGCGGCTCGGAGAACAAAGTGCCCTTCGTTGCGGCCGTCTCACTGACGCCAGAGGGCCATCCGCAGTACGCGAAGATGACGCCCGTGGCGGGGTTCACGCGCAAGGCCATTGCCGAGTGGACGGCTAGCAATCTGAGTCCTGGTTGCCTGGTCACCTCCGATGGGCTGGCTTGCTTCAACGGTGTCACCGATGCCGGCTGTCTGCACAATGCCATTGTGGTAGGCGCGCGCAAACCCAAGGATCTGCCGGAATTCAATTGGATCAATACCATTCTGGGCAATCTCAAGACCAGCTTTGGTGGGGCATACCACGCCTTTGATTTCGACAAATACGCCAGCCGTTATCTCGGCACATTCGCCTACCGGTTTAATCGCCGCTTCCATCTAGACACCATTCACAACCGCCTGCTCGTCGCAGCGGCCACAATCGGAGCACGACCGCAGCGGTGGCTTCGCGCGGCTGAGGCTGCTTGCTAA
- a CDS encoding DUF2782 domain-containing protein, protein MTANPKTPNIVTPLAIAIFALSAGPLSAVEVSGLDLTVTDADIQPSVTLKQFDNRAVEEYSVNNNVYMLKITPSAGAPYYLVDQDGSGDMTWNRGQPGGNLQVPQWTLFRW, encoded by the coding sequence ATGACCGCCAATCCAAAAACGCCTAACATCGTCACTCCCCTGGCCATCGCGATCTTTGCCCTGTCTGCCGGGCCCCTGTCAGCCGTCGAAGTATCAGGGCTAGACTTGACGGTGACCGATGCCGATATCCAGCCGTCAGTGACGCTCAAGCAGTTCGATAATCGTGCTGTCGAGGAATACAGCGTCAACAACAATGTGTATATGCTGAAGATCACGCCAAGTGCCGGCGCACCCTATTATCTGGTGGATCAAGACGGCTCCGGCGACATGACCTGGAACCGTGGCCAGCCCGGAGGCAACCTGCAAGTACCACAATGGACCCTCTTCCGCTGGTAA